A stretch of Prunus dulcis chromosome 6, ALMONDv2, whole genome shotgun sequence DNA encodes these proteins:
- the LOC117631878 gene encoding uncharacterized protein LOC117631878 isoform X1, with the protein MAMPQNLKPTITPFLTSPSVSFKTQNSSLFFGTITSASDNYRTQPAPFSFKSRTNSQFFSTRRLFLPSVSGIWDALTSGNNAREAVAAIRHGMVLFRQGDVSGSVAEFDKAIELDPRQQAYLWQRGLSLYYLDRFEEGAEQFRLDVAQNPNDTEESIWCFLCEAQLYGTSEARERFLEVGQDPRPVMRDAYNMFKEGGDPEKLVAAFSKSRESDYFYASLYAGLYYESQKKTDAAELHIVTAYQSPYGQRSDDYMASLAKVHCLCRKWSLN; encoded by the exons ATGGCTATGCCCCAAAACCTCAAACCCACTATCACACCATTCCTAACCTCCCCTTCAGTTTCATTCAAAACCCAGAACAGCTCACTCTTCTTTGGCACAATTACTTCAGCAAGTGACAACTACAGAACCCAGCCAGCACCATTTTCATTCAAAAGTCGCACTAACTCACAATTCTTCAGCACCAGAAGACTGTTCCTCCCTTCAGTTTCTGGCATCTGGGATGCCTTAACTAGCGGTAACAATGCCCGTGAAGCCGTTGCCGCGATTCGACATGGAATGGTACTCTTTAGGCAG GGTGATGTTTCAGGGTCTGTAGCAGAATTTGACAAGGCAATTGAGTTGGATCCTCGCCAACAGGCAT ATCTTTGGCAAAGGGGGCTATCGCTTTACTATCTTGATAG GTTTGAAGAAGGGGCAGAGCAGTTCCGATTAGATGTTGCACAGAATCCAAATGATACAGAGGAGTCCATTTGGTGCTTTCTATGTGAAGCTCAATTATATGGGACTAGTGAAGCAAGGGAACGATTTCTTGAG GTTGGCCAAGATCCGAGACCTGTTATGCGAGACGCCTATAACATGTTTAAAGAAGGCGGTGATCCAGAAAAG CTTGTTGCAGCATTTTCAAAAAGCCGAGAGAGTGATTACTTCTATGCTTCTTTATATGCTGGGCTTTATTATGAAAGTCAG AAGAAAACGGATGCCGCCGAACTTCATATTGTTACTGCGTATCAGTCTCCTTATGGACAGAG ATCTGATGACTACATGGCTTCTCTAGCCAAAGTTCATTGTCTTTGTCGAAAGTGGAGTTTGAATTGA
- the LOC117631878 gene encoding uncharacterized protein LOC117631878 isoform X2 produces the protein MAMPQNLKPTITPFLTSPSVSFKTQNSSLFFGTITSASDNYRTQPAPFSFKSRTNSQFFSTRRLFLPSVSGIWDALTSGNNAREAVAAIRHGMVLFRQGDVSGSVAEFDKAIELDPRQQAYLWQRGLSLYYLDRFEEGAEQFRLDVAQNPNDTEESIWCFLCEAQLYGTSEARERFLEVGQDPRPVMRDAYNMFKEGGDPEKKKTDAAELHIVTAYQSPYGQRSDDYMASLAKVHCLCRKWSLN, from the exons ATGGCTATGCCCCAAAACCTCAAACCCACTATCACACCATTCCTAACCTCCCCTTCAGTTTCATTCAAAACCCAGAACAGCTCACTCTTCTTTGGCACAATTACTTCAGCAAGTGACAACTACAGAACCCAGCCAGCACCATTTTCATTCAAAAGTCGCACTAACTCACAATTCTTCAGCACCAGAAGACTGTTCCTCCCTTCAGTTTCTGGCATCTGGGATGCCTTAACTAGCGGTAACAATGCCCGTGAAGCCGTTGCCGCGATTCGACATGGAATGGTACTCTTTAGGCAG GGTGATGTTTCAGGGTCTGTAGCAGAATTTGACAAGGCAATTGAGTTGGATCCTCGCCAACAGGCAT ATCTTTGGCAAAGGGGGCTATCGCTTTACTATCTTGATAG GTTTGAAGAAGGGGCAGAGCAGTTCCGATTAGATGTTGCACAGAATCCAAATGATACAGAGGAGTCCATTTGGTGCTTTCTATGTGAAGCTCAATTATATGGGACTAGTGAAGCAAGGGAACGATTTCTTGAG GTTGGCCAAGATCCGAGACCTGTTATGCGAGACGCCTATAACATGTTTAAAGAAGGCGGTGATCCAGAAAAG AAGAAAACGGATGCCGCCGAACTTCATATTGTTACTGCGTATCAGTCTCCTTATGGACAGAG ATCTGATGACTACATGGCTTCTCTAGCCAAAGTTCATTGTCTTTGTCGAAAGTGGAGTTTGAATTGA